GGGACGGACGTTTCGTACGTGCGAGTGGACGGACCGGGCGTCGTGCGCGCGGCGTACGGGACGAAGGTGGAGGTCGAACGGGGCTGGTCTCCGCAGGACGCCGACATCATCGTCGTGCCCGGCGGCGGCTACGCGAAGCGGAAAGGCCCGGGCATCTGGGCGGAGATCGACCGCAAGGTGCTGCCGGACGCGCTTGCCGCCGCGCCGCGCAAGGGTCTGACCCTGGCCTCGCTGTGCACGGGCACGCTGCTGCTCGGCGCCGCCGGACTGGTGCGCGGACGTCCGTGCACGACACACCACGGTGCCGCCGACACCCTCGTCCAGCAGGGCGGGGTGCTCAAGAAAGCCCGCGTAGTCGACGACGGCGACGTAGTCACCTCGGGCGGCATCACCAGCGGGCTCGACCTGGCCTTGTGGCTGGTCAAACGA
The nucleotide sequence above comes from Amycolatopsis sp. AA4. Encoded proteins:
- a CDS encoding DJ-1/PfpI family protein, with product MERRTFLRGSAAAGAAMAAALPAEAEATTGATSARRPLRVQVVLFDGVEEQDFAGPYEVFSAAGMHTKRGTDVSYVRVDGPGVVRAAYGTKVEVERGWSPQDADIIVVPGGGYAKRKGPGIWAEIDRKVLPDALAAAPRKGLTLASLCTGTLLLGAAGLVRGRPCTTHHGAADTLVQQGGVLKKARVVDDGDVVTSGGITSGLDLALWLVKRELGSDAAAGLEEMLEYEARGVVWTRG